Within the Prochlorococcus sp. MIT 1300 genome, the region ACCAAAATGATAATCCAGAGGCTTTAGCACCAATTGAACTTTTCAATCAACTAATCCCTAAACTTTTAGATCCTTTAGCACGCAATTTAGCCAAAGATATGCAGTGGTGGGAATTAAACGGCCTTGAAGAACTTCTAAGTTATGTTCAAGAAGATTGTCACAACAATACCCCTACAAGCTCTCAGTCACTTACCTTCCCAGTAACAGTATCAGGGGAAGGGCAACCATTACTCCTATTACATGGATTTGATAGCAGCTTTCTAGAGTTTCGTCGTTTAGCACCATTGCTAAAGAAATACTATCAATTAATAATTCCAGACTTATTTGGATTTGGGTTCTGTCCTAGACCAATAAAAGCAAAATATGAAACCGAGTCCTTGGTCATTCATATTGGCAAGATCCTTTCTCAAATACCATCCGATTCCACTGTGGGGGTAATAGGTGCCTCCATGGGTGGAGCCTTGGCAATGGAAGTGGCGAGACGTTTTCCAGAAAGGATAAATCGTCTAATGCTTTTGTCACCCGCAGGATTAACAGGCAGCCCTAAGCCTATTCCACAACCCCTAAATAAAATAGGTGTCTGGTTTCTAGGACAACCTTGTGTACGAAAAAGATTGTGCAGGCAAGCATTTGCAGATCCAAATCGAAGTGTTGGAAAGCAAGAAGAACAAATTGCTTCATTACATCTAAGCGTCCCTAATTGGGCAGAGTCACTTGCAGAATTTGCAAGAAGTGGAGGGTTAGCCAACTTAGGTGAACCAATCCCCAAACAACCTATTAAGATTATTTGGGGAGCAAATGATCGGATTCTTACACAACAACAAAAGAAAGAAGTATTTCAATTACTAGGCAATTGTGTAGAAGAGGTAAACGACTGTGGTCATTTACCTCACTTAGATCAGCCAAATATTGTAGCTGACCGTTGGTTAAATGATCCCAATCATTATTAATGCCAAAGGAATTATCCGAAAGCCAGGGACCATTCTTAAAGATTATCTCTGAAAGCTTGAAGTTATGGCTGAAAGCCCAATGCGATAGTGTTGAAAGTATAGATATAACTTTATATGGCTCTTTGATTAAATTGCTTCAAGGAAATCTTCCTAAGGTTAAATTGCTTTCTACAAAATTAAGCTTTAAGAATATTCCCATGCATAAGGTAGCAATAGAAGCGAAAGATATAAGTATAAAAACAAAGAAGCTTAGGGAAAGTAAGGTATTTTTGTTAAACAGAATTCCAAAAATCAGTTTAGAAGTATCATTCTCCGTAGCAGACATCAACAAAATACTTTTATCTAAGAACTGGGAATCACTATCTAAGGATCTGGCACAAAGGCTTTTAGGGAATGTAATTTTGAAGGGACTAGAAATTGACAACCAAAACTTAATCCTAAACGCCTATGATCCTCAAATAGGTAATTTATCAGCCAAAAGCTTTACACTTGAAGCAAGCGAAGGAACTATTCTCATAACAAGTAAGGATTCCCCAAGTATTGAATTTAAGATACCAATGGATCCGAATATAATGATTCAAAGTGCGCGACTAGACAATGAAATGCTCCTTATAAAGGGTCAAGCTATTGTTAGCATCTAATTTCATTTATTTACGAGAGGTATTATAAGAGTTACGACATAAAAAACGACTGCGGGTGTAAACAAATAACTGTCAATCCTATCAAGTACACCTCCATGACCAGGCAAAGCATCTCCTGAGTCTTTTAAGCCCGCATTCCTTTTCATCATGGACTCTGTTAAATCTCCCACCAAAGCAAAAAGGGCTACCAATGCACCTAAAAGACCGCCCATAAGAAGCCCAAATTCCCACCCAAAGATTTCTCCAAAAAGTGCACCTACAGCCATTGCACAAAAAAGACCACCTATTGCACCCTCTACTGTTTTGCGAGGCGATATTGGAGACAAAGGTTTACGTCCAAAACTTCTACCTAAACTATAAGAACCAATATCACTAGCTATTATCATCAAGCATGCTGCAAAGGTTATTACCATGCCTGTGGTTAATGTTCCATGCAAAGAACTTGAGAATGAATCTAAATTAGGTACTAAATTTAACTCATTATTCAAGTTTCGTAGCCTTAACCAATGACTTGGAAGAAAGCCCAAGTAAAATAAACCAAAAATTGAAGCAGCTATATCTGCTATTGAACCAGTGACAGGTTGCAGCAATAACCAGCAACAAATAGCCGCCCCTGATAATGGCAATACAGCCGCAGACAAATCTGCAGCAAGCCCCCCGTCAAATCCCAACTGAGTACTTAAAAGAAGAAACTGACAAGCGACAAGTGTAGTTTTTGTAGCGGGCCTAATACCTGTGTATTGGGCCATTCTGAAGAATTCCAAAAGAGCAAGGTGAACTATCACCCCAACTGCAATAGCAAACCACCAGCCTCCAAGGGAAACAAACAACAAACCAAATGCACCTGCGGCAATGCCGCTACTAAATCGTTTGGGAGGTAATCCAAAAGCCATCGAGACTAAAACCAAGTCCCACTAAGAAGTGGGTATACAGGATTAGTGCTTTGTCTGAGCACAATACGACTATTCAAAACAAAGGTTACATTTGTTTTAGTCCACCTATATAAGAACTGCCAGTTGATCTGGGACGTTACCTACCCACATTTTTTTTTGTTTAACCAACCAATCCCCCATAGCCTGGTCAATTTTCTCACCAGGAATCACCAAAGGTATACCTGGTGGATAAGGACAGATCAACTCTGCAACCACCTCACCGACAGCCTCAGATAACGCAACGATTCGAGTAGGCCCTTTAAAAGCTCTTAACGGCTTTACTGCTGGAACAACAACTCTTTTGGAAGGTGGAGGCACAAAATCATGAAAAGGTGTTGTATCTTTTTTAAAGGCTAGTAAATCCTGCCAATGTTTATTTATAAGGTCAGAAACACCTTTTTGAGGGGAGAATCCAAGACAAAAAGTAATACATCCAGGTTCCGGAAGTTCAGCAATAAGGCCTCTATCTAAAAACCATTTATCAGCTTCAAAACCATTAATGCCAACAGATGCTGTATGAAGTATTAATCGTAAAGGGTCTTGTGTTTCAAGCAGTGGCAATCCATGATTCAAAAGTTTCCTAGATATTTCACGGGCTTGTTGAACAGCACTTTTAAGTCTTTCTAAACCGTTTGGGGTGTTCCATTCATCTAAAGCACTTTCACAAGATGCAAGTAGCAAAGAGCTTGGACTACTTGTTTGAAATAATTCAATACTTTGTTCCAAACGAGTTACATCAACAAGGTCTCCCTTTAACCATAGAACTGCTGTTTGAGAAAGACCTAGCCCAGATTTATGCAAGGA harbors:
- a CDS encoding alpha/beta hydrolase, with translation MKAASENQNDNPEALAPIELFNQLIPKLLDPLARNLAKDMQWWELNGLEELLSYVQEDCHNNTPTSSQSLTFPVTVSGEGQPLLLLHGFDSSFLEFRRLAPLLKKYYQLIIPDLFGFGFCPRPIKAKYETESLVIHIGKILSQIPSDSTVGVIGASMGGALAMEVARRFPERINRLMLLSPAGLTGSPKPIPQPLNKIGVWFLGQPCVRKRLCRQAFADPNRSVGKQEEQIASLHLSVPNWAESLAEFARSGGLANLGEPIPKQPIKIIWGANDRILTQQQKKEVFQLLGNCVEEVNDCGHLPHLDQPNIVADRWLNDPNHY
- a CDS encoding LmeA family phospholipid-binding protein produces the protein MPKELSESQGPFLKIISESLKLWLKAQCDSVESIDITLYGSLIKLLQGNLPKVKLLSTKLSFKNIPMHKVAIEAKDISIKTKKLRESKVFLLNRIPKISLEVSFSVADINKILLSKNWESLSKDLAQRLLGNVILKGLEIDNQNLILNAYDPQIGNLSAKSFTLEASEGTILITSKDSPSIEFKIPMDPNIMIQSARLDNEMLLIKGQAIVSI
- a CDS encoding phosphatidate cytidylyltransferase, whose translation is MAFGLPPKRFSSGIAAGAFGLLFVSLGGWWFAIAVGVIVHLALLEFFRMAQYTGIRPATKTTLVACQFLLLSTQLGFDGGLAADLSAAVLPLSGAAICCWLLLQPVTGSIADIAASIFGLFYLGFLPSHWLRLRNLNNELNLVPNLDSFSSSLHGTLTTGMVITFAACLMIIASDIGSYSLGRSFGRKPLSPISPRKTVEGAIGGLFCAMAVGALFGEIFGWEFGLLMGGLLGALVALFALVGDLTESMMKRNAGLKDSGDALPGHGGVLDRIDSYLFTPAVVFYVVTLIIPLVNK
- a CDS encoding lysine decarboxylase, giving the protein MGIISNLIDNNRGRMLCLPAHGHGVAIPNSFKRLLRLKAGIWDVPELPGFGGPLIAEGVVQQSQSFAADAMGAKRCWYGVNGATGLLQSALLGVARPGEAVLIPRNAHKSLIQACVIGGLTPVIYEVPFLVDRGHNAPPDEMWLQEVIDSLPMEGLAIAAAVLLHPTYHGYALDIKPLVDQLHEVGLPVLVDEAHGTHLAAEVGEGLPPSALKSGADLIVNSLHKSGLGLSQTAVLWLKGDLVDVTRLEQSIELFQTSSPSSLLLASCESALDEWNTPNGLERLKSAVQQAREISRKLLNHGLPLLETQDPLRLILHTASVGINGFEADKWFLDRGLIAELPEPGCITFCLGFSPQKGVSDLINKHWQDLLAFKKDTTPFHDFVPPPSKRVVVPAVKPLRAFKGPTRIVALSEAVGEVVAELICPYPPGIPLVIPGEKIDQAMGDWLVKQKKMWVGNVPDQLAVLI